A DNA window from Providencia huaxiensis contains the following coding sequences:
- a CDS encoding YcgL domain-containing protein, which translates to MICAIYRSPKRDQTYLYIEKKDDFSRVPDELLAQFGTPQFAMLISLDKRERLANADLAKVKLDLLEVGYYLQFPPPVEDLLSEHKELNN; encoded by the coding sequence ATGATTTGTGCAATTTATAGAAGCCCTAAGCGTGACCAAACTTATCTTTATATTGAGAAGAAAGATGATTTTTCACGTGTTCCTGATGAATTATTAGCTCAATTTGGAACACCTCAATTTGCCATGCTTATCTCATTAGATAAGCGTGAAAGGCTCGCCAATGCTGACTTGGCAAAGGTTAAATTAGACCTCTTAGAAGTTGGTTATTACTTACAATTCCCACCTCCGGTGGAGGATTTGCTTTCAGAACATAAAGAACTGAATAACTAA
- a CDS encoding helix-turn-helix domain-containing protein produces MDIHTIIGIKIKNRRKELGLSGANLAEKLNLSQQQISRYENGINKIPINHLVDIAEALNCPIEWFFQGYTSGLKIEKNDEFEQSNKERQYTAESIIVDLK; encoded by the coding sequence ATGGACATTCATACTATAATTGGTATTAAAATAAAAAACCGGAGAAAAGAACTCGGTCTATCAGGCGCTAATTTAGCTGAGAAATTAAATTTAAGCCAACAACAAATATCACGTTATGAAAATGGTATTAACAAAATTCCAATTAATCATTTAGTTGATATCGCTGAAGCATTAAATTGCCCGATTGAATGGTTTTTTCAAGGTTATACAAGCGGACTAAAAATTGAAAAAAATGATGAATTTGAACAATCAAATAAAGAGCGACAGTATACTGCAGAAAGCATAATCGTTGATTTAAAATGA
- a CDS encoding IS3 family transposase (programmed frameshift), producing the protein MKHYPEDHKKAIIRKLVESGLSLRQFAKLESINLSTLYSWRDKYLKAGSSLADSNSSDGWSPEQKFSIVLETAALSEIELSEYCREKGLYPEQVKEWKRSCIAGNQTKAQQRKQLTQERKDDRKRIKELERELKRKDAALAETAALLVLRKKLNGLLGGRRGQLTSLTDRQHYASLIDEAVGSGARKEKACEEVGMSVRTLQRWQESGEISGDKRPTADRPEPSNKLTEEEQQAILATCNQEEYANLGPSQIVPMLADNGQYLASESSFYRVLKANDQLAHRGKAKPKGSRAKPKGYTATAPNQVWTWDISYCPSTVIGRFFYLYMIIDIFSRKVVGWEVHDSESGEHAAQLLERTLWSEKCVKKDVVLHSDNGSPMKCLTMQAKMLDMGVIGSRSRPGVSNDNPYSESLFRTVKYSHRWPSEGFKSLEDARAWMKGFAQWYNTEHRHSRIKFVTPAQRHNGEDKAILARRHELYTKAQKKNPNRWSKGIRNWEEIGDVKLNPENKKEAA; encoded by the exons GTGAAGCATTATCCTGAAGATCATAAGAAAGCCATCATTAGAAAGCTGGTTGAAAGTGGCTTATCATTACGCCAATTCGCAAAGCTAGAAAGTATCAACTTATCTACTTTGTATTCATGGCGAGATAAGTATTTAAAAGCAGGTTCTAGTTTGGCTGATAGCAATAGTTCAGATGGTTGGTCACCAGAGCAAAAGTTCTCAATTGTTTTAGAAACAGCAGCATTGAGCGAAATTGAGTTAAGTGAGTATTGCCGTGAAAAAGGGCTTTACCCTGAGCAAGTTAAAGAATGGAAGCGAAGCTGCATTGCAGGCAATCAAACTAAAGCCCAGCAACGTAAGCAATTAACCCAAGAGCGAAAGGATGATCGTAAGCGGATTAAAGAGTTAGAAAGAGAGTTAAAGCGCAAAGATGCTGCGCTTGCTGAAACGGCAGCGTTGTTGGTGCTCAGAAAAAAGTTAAATG GCCTACTGGGGGGAAGACGAGGACAATTAACCTCACTCACAGATAGGCAGCATTACGCATCTCTGATTGATGAAGCAGTCGGCTCAGGTGCTAGAAAAGAGAAAGCCTGTGAAGAAGTTGGTATGTCTGTACGCACATTACAACGCTGGCAGGAAAGCGGTGAAATCAGTGGTGACAAAAGACCTACAGCTGATAGGCCAGAACCGAGTAACAAGCTCACTGAGGAAGAGCAGCAAGCGATATTAGCTACCTGTAACCAAGAAGAATACGCCAATTTAGGGCCAAGTCAGATAGTGCCAATGCTGGCAGATAACGGGCAATATCTCGCGTCTGAATCGAGCTTTTATCGTGTGTTGAAAGCCAATGACCAGCTAGCCCATCGAGGTAAAGCAAAACCTAAAGGTAGCCGAGCTAAACCTAAGGGGTACACAGCGACAGCGCCAAACCAAGTGTGGACTTGGGATATTAGTTACTGCCCGTCAACGGTCATTGGTCGGTTCTTCTACCTCTACATGATAATCGACATCTTCAGCCGTAAGGTTGTCGGGTGGGAAGTTCATGACAGTGAATCAGGTGAACATGCTGCCCAATTGCTTGAGCGCACGCTCTGGTCTGAGAAATGCGTTAAAAAAGACGTGGTATTGCATTCAGATAACGGTAGCCCGATGAAATGTTTGACGATGCAAGCCAAAATGCTTGATATGGGTGTCATTGGCTCTCGTAGCCGCCCCGGTGTCAGCAATGATAATCCGTACTCAGAATCATTGTTCCGCACGGTCAAATACAGTCACCGCTGGCCAAGCGAAGGCTTTAAAAGCCTTGAAGATGCAAGAGCTTGGATGAAAGGCTTCGCTCAATGGTACAACACTGAGCACAGGCATAGTCGCATCAAATTCGTGACACCAGCGCAACGCCATAATGGTGAAGATAAAGCGATATTGGCAAGACGCCATGAGCTATATACCAAAGCGCAAAAAAAGAACCCTAACCGCTGGTCAAAGGGTATTAGAAACTGGGAGGAAATCGGTGATGTGAAATTAAACCCAGAGAACAAAAAAGAAGCTGCTTAA
- a CDS encoding putative hemolysin, with protein sequence MKKILVLAGLAIISGCVSNETEMESKSVGIANPASVYCEQIGGTVEIENTADGQVGYCILPSGERVEEWALYRQNKH encoded by the coding sequence ATGAAAAAAATACTTGTGTTAGCTGGTTTGGCTATTATTTCTGGATGTGTTTCCAATGAAACTGAAATGGAGTCAAAGAGTGTAGGCATAGCAAATCCTGCATCAGTATATTGTGAGCAAATTGGGGGGACAGTCGAAATTGAAAATACAGCGGATGGGCAAGTAGGGTACTGTATTTTACCATCAGGTGAAAGAGTAGAAGAATGGGCTCTATACCGCCAGAACAAACACTAG
- a CDS encoding fimbrial biogenesis chaperone produces MKAIVLACCFIFSINSFANNIIVNGTRFIYPGDEKEITVQLSNTAERPAVAQAWLDTGNASETPDTIKTPFQITPPVSRVEAKGGQNLRIKLMDKGQIPQDRESLWWLNILDIPPTVKGKDGEMQNVLQLAIRSRFKFFYRPVGLGSRELAPEQLVIKTNGKNIVIENPTPFYITVTKISTDGKVGLTDKTVLIEPKNQTLVELKQAIKSGSKVVVNNINDYGSDVAVTLTAK; encoded by the coding sequence ATGAAAGCTATCGTATTAGCATGTTGTTTTATCTTCAGTATTAATTCGTTTGCTAACAATATAATTGTTAATGGTACGAGGTTTATTTACCCTGGAGATGAGAAAGAGATCACAGTACAACTTTCAAATACGGCAGAACGTCCAGCGGTTGCTCAAGCTTGGCTTGATACAGGTAATGCATCAGAAACACCTGATACGATAAAAACCCCATTTCAAATTACCCCTCCTGTTTCTCGAGTAGAAGCAAAGGGTGGTCAAAATTTACGCATAAAGTTGATGGATAAAGGGCAAATTCCTCAAGATAGGGAAAGCTTATGGTGGCTCAATATTCTCGATATTCCGCCTACCGTAAAAGGCAAAGATGGAGAAATGCAGAATGTTTTACAACTAGCAATTCGCTCTCGTTTTAAGTTCTTTTACCGACCTGTTGGGCTAGGTAGCCGAGAATTAGCACCTGAACAGTTAGTTATCAAAACAAATGGTAAGAATATTGTTATTGAAAATCCAACACCTTTTTATATTACGGTTACAAAAATATCCACCGATGGGAAAGTAGGCCTCACAGATAAGACTGTTTTGATAGAACCCAAAAATCAGACATTAGTTGAATTAAAGCAGGCAATTAAGTCAGGTAGTAAGGTTGTTGTTAACAATATTAATGACTATGGTTCAGATGTTGCGGTGACTCTAACTGCAAAATAG
- a CDS encoding 2-hydroxyacid dehydrogenase — MKIVSYSTKQYDRKHMEQVNQNSGFNFSIEYFDFPLTVQTAKNAVGADAICIFVNDEANRAVLEELAALNIRILALRCAGFNNVDLQAAKELGIQVVRVPAYSPEAVAEHAVGMMLCLNRRIHRAYQRTRDANFSLEGLTGFNMHNRTAGIIGTGKIGQATLRILKGFGMRLLAHDPYPNQAVLDLGAEYVDLDTLYEQSDIISLHCPLTPENHHLLDENAFKKMKNGVMIINTSRGALVDSVAAINALKSQKIGALGMDVYENERDLFFEDKSNDVIQDDVFRRLSSCHNVLFTGHQAFLTEEALTSISQTTLNNIRQISCGETCPNIVNA, encoded by the coding sequence ATGAAAATTGTTTCTTATAGTACCAAACAGTATGACCGCAAGCACATGGAACAAGTTAATCAAAATTCTGGATTTAATTTTAGTATTGAATATTTTGATTTTCCATTGACGGTTCAGACAGCGAAAAATGCTGTTGGTGCCGACGCTATCTGTATTTTCGTTAACGACGAAGCTAATCGTGCTGTTTTAGAAGAACTTGCCGCACTCAATATTCGAATTTTAGCTTTACGTTGTGCTGGCTTTAACAATGTTGATTTACAAGCAGCTAAAGAATTAGGTATCCAAGTTGTTCGAGTCCCTGCTTATTCTCCTGAAGCCGTTGCAGAACACGCAGTTGGGATGATGCTATGCCTTAATCGCCGGATCCACCGGGCGTACCAGCGTACACGAGATGCAAATTTCTCTCTCGAGGGATTAACGGGGTTTAATATGCATAACCGCACTGCTGGCATTATCGGTACCGGGAAAATTGGCCAAGCGACGCTACGTATTTTAAAGGGCTTTGGAATGCGTTTACTCGCACATGACCCATACCCGAACCAAGCTGTTTTAGATTTGGGTGCTGAATATGTTGACTTAGATACTCTATATGAACAATCAGATATTATTTCTCTTCATTGCCCATTAACACCTGAAAATCATCACCTACTCGATGAAAATGCATTCAAGAAGATGAAAAATGGGGTCATGATCATCAATACAAGTCGAGGTGCGTTAGTCGATTCTGTTGCCGCCATTAATGCACTAAAATCACAAAAAATTGGCGCATTAGGTATGGATGTATATGAAAATGAACGTGATTTATTCTTCGAAGATAAATCTAATGACGTAATACAGGATGATGTTTTTCGTCGACTTTCTTCTTGTCATAATGTGTTATTTACTGGGCATCAAGCGTTTTTAACAGAAGAAGCATTAACAAGTATCAGTCAAACTACGCTAAATAATATCCGTCAAATTAGTTGTGGGGAAACTTGCCCTAATATTGTTAACGCATAG
- a CDS encoding YcgN family cysteine cluster protein gives MSQFWQVKTLDEMTDEEWESLCDGCGQCCLHKLMDEDTDEIYFTNVACNQLNLKTCQCKHYEDRFSYEADCIKLNRYNLETFEWLPSTCAYRLLLEGKSLPAWHPLKTGSKAAMHNEGVSVRHIAVREIDVVDWEEHIMNRPMIGRG, from the coding sequence ATGTCGCAGTTCTGGCAAGTTAAAACTTTAGATGAGATGACAGATGAAGAATGGGAATCTCTCTGTGATGGTTGCGGGCAATGCTGCTTGCACAAATTAATGGATGAAGATACAGATGAAATCTATTTTACTAATGTCGCCTGTAATCAGCTAAATTTAAAAACTTGCCAGTGTAAGCATTATGAAGACCGCTTCAGCTATGAAGCGGATTGCATAAAGCTTAATCGTTATAACTTAGAAACATTTGAATGGTTGCCAAGTACTTGCGCTTACCGTTTGTTATTAGAAGGAAAATCTCTTCCTGCCTGGCACCCATTAAAAACAGGATCTAAAGCGGCAATGCATAATGAAGGTGTGTCTGTTCGTCATATTGCTGTTAGAGAAATTGACGTGGTGGATTGGGAGGAACATATAATGAATAGACCCATGATAGGAAGAGGCTAG
- the grxB gene encoding glutaredoxin 2: protein MKLYIYDHCPFCVRARMIFGLKKLAVEQIVLFDDDIETPTKMIGRKMLPILQKDDGSYLPESLDIVHYVDSINEPKYVGGNITPEIEAWSKAVSAVVYKLVTPRFTQTDFPEISTAEARAAYIARTSKSYGDLNELKKETHTLLVELEPQLSLLDAWLETRGEVIDINDFIIFPTLRSLSIVEHLAFSTNIRNYMERIAKSSNINLLFDKAK, encoded by the coding sequence ATGAAATTATATATTTATGATCACTGTCCATTTTGTGTCAGAGCAAGAATGATTTTTGGTTTAAAAAAGTTAGCGGTAGAGCAAATTGTGTTATTCGATGATGACATCGAAACACCGACAAAAATGATTGGTCGGAAAATGCTGCCTATTCTACAAAAAGATGATGGGAGTTATTTACCTGAAAGCTTAGATATTGTGCATTATGTAGATAGCATTAATGAACCTAAATATGTAGGAGGAAACATAACCCCTGAAATAGAGGCTTGGTCTAAAGCGGTTTCTGCTGTGGTATATAAGCTTGTGACACCACGTTTTACACAAACTGATTTCCCTGAAATTAGTACAGCAGAAGCCAGAGCTGCATATATCGCTAGAACATCAAAATCTTATGGTGATTTAAACGAGCTTAAAAAAGAAACGCATACGCTGCTAGTTGAATTAGAGCCCCAACTGTCGTTATTAGATGCGTGGCTAGAAACACGGGGGGAGGTCATTGATATTAATGATTTTATTATTTTTCCAACTTTACGTAGTTTGAGCATAGTTGAGCACTTAGCATTTAGCACAAACATTCGCAACTATATGGAACGAATTGCAAAATCTTCGAATATTAATTTGTTATTTGATAAGGCTAAATAG
- a CDS encoding fumarylacetoacetate hydrolase family protein yields the protein MYQHRDWQGALLDFPANKVVCVGSNYAKHIKEMGSATPEEPVIFIKPETALCDITQSIVIPKDFGAVHHEIEMAILIGMPLKNADEDRVSRSIAGYAVALDLTLRDLQAKFKKAGQPWEKSKSFDGSCPISGFIPVSSPNDLQNVQLSLEINGEVRQEGSTRDMITPILPLISYMSRFFTLRAGDVILTGTPEGVGPLASGDMLKLSINDHSLTTRVI from the coding sequence ATGTATCAACATCGTGACTGGCAAGGTGCGTTACTTGATTTCCCTGCAAATAAAGTTGTTTGTGTTGGTAGTAATTACGCAAAGCATATAAAAGAGATGGGGTCTGCGACACCAGAAGAACCCGTTATTTTTATTAAACCAGAGACTGCTTTGTGTGATATTACTCAATCAATTGTTATTCCAAAAGATTTTGGTGCTGTGCATCATGAAATTGAGATGGCGATTTTAATTGGTATGCCATTAAAAAATGCAGATGAAGACCGCGTATCACGCTCTATTGCAGGTTATGCAGTTGCATTGGATTTAACCTTACGTGATTTGCAAGCTAAATTTAAAAAAGCAGGTCAGCCATGGGAAAAAAGCAAATCATTTGATGGTTCATGCCCAATTTCCGGTTTTATTCCTGTTAGTAGCCCGAATGACTTACAAAATGTTCAGCTTTCACTGGAAATTAATGGTGAAGTTCGCCAAGAGGGCTCGACGCGTGATATGATCACACCAATTTTACCGCTGATTAGCTATATGTCCCGCTTTTTCACATTACGAGCAGGGGATGTCATCTTAACGGGAACACCTGAAGGTGTCGGCCCATTAGCTTCTGGTGATATGCTAAAATTATCAATTAATGATCACTCGCTGACTACACGGGTTATTTAA
- a CDS encoding lytic murein transglycosylase — MKPTLLYTLVAGLFLTSCSATRNESVVTHPITAEQNAAIAQEVAALDKAFPIEQREPSQFPAYVELLKEHAIAQGIKPATIERAFANIHFIERVVKADKGQPEKRATVTLASYLKNVLPQSRINAGYNKYLENKSTLDAISDKYGVPPQFIVSLWGLESGFGRSQGKEDVVSALATLSFEGRREALFSKQLLAALEIMDKGYIPEDQQLKGSWAGAMGQSQFMPTSYLSYAADGDGDGKMDIWNNKSDVFASIANYLSTEGWQAQLPWGYQVNLPIDFNKTLEGVKAEQGKSVREWQELGVTLPAFAQLSSDVKTWVVIPDDPEGRAFLVTENFRTIMHWNRSYYFALSVCMMADGIANKIQ; from the coding sequence ATGAAACCAACGTTATTATATACATTAGTCGCTGGCTTATTTTTAACAAGTTGTTCTGCAACACGGAATGAATCAGTTGTTACTCACCCGATTACCGCAGAACAAAATGCGGCTATAGCCCAAGAAGTCGCTGCTTTAGATAAAGCATTCCCTATTGAACAACGTGAACCATCACAATTTCCTGCTTATGTGGAATTACTGAAAGAACATGCTATTGCTCAGGGAATTAAACCTGCCACCATTGAACGCGCTTTTGCTAATATTCATTTCATTGAGCGTGTTGTGAAAGCTGATAAAGGCCAACCAGAGAAAAGGGCGACGGTTACGTTAGCAAGCTATCTAAAAAATGTACTCCCACAATCGCGTATCAATGCTGGCTATAACAAATATTTAGAAAATAAATCCACTCTAGATGCTATCAGTGATAAATATGGCGTCCCACCTCAGTTCATTGTTTCGTTATGGGGATTAGAAAGTGGTTTTGGGCGCTCGCAAGGTAAAGAAGATGTTGTTTCTGCACTTGCAACACTTTCATTTGAAGGCCGTAGAGAAGCGCTTTTTAGCAAGCAATTATTAGCTGCACTTGAGATAATGGACAAAGGTTATATTCCAGAAGATCAACAGCTCAAAGGTTCATGGGCTGGTGCCATGGGCCAAAGCCAATTTATGCCAACCTCTTATTTGTCTTACGCAGCAGATGGCGATGGTGATGGTAAAATGGACATCTGGAATAATAAATCAGATGTGTTTGCATCTATTGCTAATTATTTATCAACAGAAGGTTGGCAAGCTCAATTACCATGGGGCTACCAAGTTAATTTACCCATAGATTTTAATAAAACGTTGGAAGGCGTAAAAGCAGAACAAGGGAAATCTGTTCGTGAATGGCAAGAGTTAGGCGTTACATTACCTGCATTTGCTCAATTATCTTCAGACGTAAAAACCTGGGTGGTTATCCCTGATGATCCTGAAGGTAGAGCATTTTTAGTGACTGAAAATTTCCGTACCATTATGCATTGGAACCGCTCATATTATTTTGCATTGAGTGTATGCATGATGGCAGATGGTATCGCTAATAAAATACAATAA
- a CDS encoding fimbrial protein codes for MSIKNQWFWYIGVGLLFTANGVSANNWWTERINRNSCERTNQPAYRVDMRLGKIVVDPNLPVGSVIKTQDYTMNTNQTYLWCRGKVNIEAEVVMPDLRDIGGKVYQTNVEGIGLKFHRSSGRQHSMTYPSTFPIDVGYYTTPMSLNDSTFTLSIIKTAKYTGTGTLASGIYTTYGYKPNNSPILVSYLDANAITIVSPSCQVTSGENQNVMLDPIKRVQLTARDQPAGEKDFTIKLKCSGGTSFTGKTNIDVTFSGIKATGTQVNGVLANQSTYSPAKGIGVQVIQRKDKSPINFGRPYHVASLNNNDTKDIDIELTARYFQYEDRTTPGEVYAQMRFDITYD; via the coding sequence ATGTCAATAAAAAATCAATGGTTTTGGTATATTGGGGTAGGGTTACTATTTACCGCAAATGGAGTATCTGCAAACAATTGGTGGACAGAACGTATCAATAGGAATAGTTGCGAAAGAACGAACCAGCCTGCATATAGAGTAGATATGAGGCTAGGAAAAATAGTTGTTGATCCTAACCTCCCGGTTGGTAGTGTAATTAAAACGCAAGATTATACAATGAATACCAATCAAACTTACCTCTGGTGCCGTGGAAAGGTGAATATTGAGGCTGAAGTCGTGATGCCTGACCTACGTGATATTGGTGGAAAAGTGTATCAAACGAATGTTGAAGGTATTGGTTTAAAATTCCACCGCTCATCGGGTCGGCAGCATTCTATGACTTACCCAAGTACTTTTCCTATAGATGTGGGATATTATACTACCCCAATGTCATTAAATGATTCTACTTTTACGTTAAGTATAATAAAAACGGCTAAATATACAGGAACCGGAACACTCGCAAGTGGTATCTATACTACTTATGGATATAAACCTAATAACAGTCCAATCTTAGTTAGTTATTTAGATGCAAATGCTATTACTATCGTTTCGCCATCCTGCCAAGTGACAAGTGGTGAAAATCAAAATGTAATGTTAGACCCTATAAAACGAGTTCAATTAACAGCGCGAGACCAACCTGCAGGTGAAAAAGATTTTACAATAAAATTGAAATGTAGTGGTGGTACTAGTTTTACAGGAAAAACTAATATTGATGTGACTTTTAGCGGAATTAAAGCAACGGGTACTCAAGTCAATGGTGTTTTAGCAAACCAAAGCACATATAGCCCAGCAAAAGGAATTGGTGTTCAAGTTATACAGCGAAAAGATAAAAGCCCAATCAATTTTGGCCGTCCATATCATGTAGCATCATTAAATAATAATGATACTAAAGATATCGATATAGAACTTACTGCTCGTTATTTTCAATATGAAGATAGAACTACACCGGGAGAGGTTTATGCTCAAATGCGCTTTGATATTACATATGATTAA
- a CDS encoding META domain-containing protein: MKRLIPLTILGLLLAACQTHQVNARNDDQALENKLMHHRFILTEVNGKTINSKQTAPFLAFGEKMFVSASMCNDFNGFGNIKNAKITVKNLSRTELECVDEDLSKWDSMINRALSEGAIISLKNNKLVLTQGHYKLVYTLRDYVN, translated from the coding sequence ATGAAACGCCTAATTCCACTTACTATTTTGGGTTTATTGCTAGCAGCATGCCAAACTCATCAAGTCAATGCGCGTAATGATGACCAAGCACTTGAAAATAAATTGATGCACCACCGTTTTATTTTAACTGAAGTAAATGGTAAGACGATTAACAGTAAACAGACCGCCCCTTTCCTTGCTTTTGGCGAAAAAATGTTTGTTTCTGCATCAATGTGTAATGATTTCAACGGATTTGGCAATATCAAAAACGCAAAAATTACCGTAAAAAATTTAAGTAGGACTGAACTCGAATGCGTTGATGAAGATTTATCCAAATGGGATTCAATGATAAATCGAGCACTGTCTGAAGGTGCGATAATTTCATTGAAAAACAACAAACTAGTGTTAACTCAAGGCCATTACAAGTTAGTATATACACTACGCGACTACGTCAATTAA
- a CDS encoding fimbrial protein, whose amino-acid sequence MKKVLLTAVATTIIGLSTANAANKVGGGQVNFNGKVTDVSCTVSVDGQGSDASVYLAPISLEEVQASGKGTLLKPKTFAIDVTNCSATSADAKTIGVVWTGGNLLSGSEKSGYLANTDINGAKNIQFVLSADDAKKFIVPGAAAGEQQPSMLTSKITDGSRFQYYVGYITDKPTEVTAGEVKSYATYEITYQ is encoded by the coding sequence ATGAAGAAAGTACTACTGACTGCGGTTGCTACAACAATCATCGGCTTATCAACAGCTAACGCAGCAAATAAAGTTGGCGGTGGCCAAGTTAACTTTAACGGTAAAGTAACTGATGTTTCTTGTACTGTTTCTGTTGACGGTCAAGGTAGCGATGCAAGCGTATACTTAGCACCAATTTCATTAGAAGAAGTTCAAGCAAGTGGTAAAGGTACATTATTAAAACCAAAAACATTTGCAATTGATGTGACTAACTGTTCAGCAACTTCAGCAGATGCTAAGACGATCGGTGTAGTGTGGACTGGCGGTAATTTATTAAGTGGTAGTGAAAAATCAGGTTATTTAGCAAATACTGATATTAATGGTGCAAAAAACATTCAATTCGTTCTATCTGCTGATGATGCGAAGAAATTCATCGTTCCAGGTGCTGCGGCCGGTGAACAACAGCCATCCATGCTAACAAGCAAAATTACTGATGGTTCGCGTTTCCAATATTACGTAGGTTACATCACTGACAAGCCAACAGAAGTTACTGCGGGTGAAGTAAAAAGCTACGCAACTTACGAAATCACTTACCAATAA
- a CDS encoding DJ-1/PfpI family protein, protein MTTSEKNMSLNSIAIILFDNFETLDVMGPVEVFGSLKDCQIVFISPSGEPMRSSQGVTLNTLPIQTPCYQCILIPGGQGTRSLSKNDQYIQWLKKQAEFAETVISVCTGSALLAKTSLLNGFKATTNKLSYQWVTSLNNQVLWQPKARWVHDNKFYTSSGISAGIDMSLQIICDFYDQSIASNIALKMEYIWNQNAKHDPFSK, encoded by the coding sequence ATGACAACATCTGAGAAAAATATGTCGCTAAATTCTATCGCAATTATCCTTTTTGATAATTTTGAAACCCTTGATGTCATGGGGCCTGTTGAAGTATTTGGTAGCTTAAAAGATTGCCAAATTGTATTTATCTCACCTTCAGGAGAGCCCATGCGCAGTTCTCAGGGAGTTACACTTAATACCTTACCTATTCAGACCCCTTGCTATCAATGTATTTTGATACCTGGAGGGCAAGGTACTCGCTCATTATCGAAAAATGATCAGTATATTCAGTGGCTAAAAAAACAAGCCGAGTTTGCAGAGACTGTCATTTCCGTTTGTACTGGCTCCGCACTTCTTGCTAAAACGTCTCTTTTAAATGGCTTTAAAGCTACGACAAATAAGCTATCTTATCAGTGGGTAACTTCTCTTAATAACCAAGTGTTATGGCAACCGAAAGCTAGATGGGTTCATGATAATAAGTTTTATACTTCATCAGGCATTAGTGCAGGTATTGATATGTCATTACAGATTATTTGCGATTTTTATGACCAAAGTATTGCAAGTAATATCGCACTTAAAATGGAATACATATGGAATCAAAATGCTAAACATGATCCATTCTCTAAGTAA
- the minC gene encoding septum site-determining protein MinC produces MPQSPIELKGSSFTLSVIHLYSEEPKLIKKALQDKVNQAPDFFKNAPVVINIAELSPNADLQSIHKSVISAGLRIVGISGCTDPQIRQKANDAGLPILNEGKSQKPVEIQPEPQTATVQTEPLYRKTRIINTPVRSGQRIYAPNSDLIVTSNVSAGAELLADGNIHIYGVMRGRALAGASGDIESQIYCTHLQAELVSIAGEYWLSDQIPAEFLAKAAKLCLVDNKLNIEYLN; encoded by the coding sequence ATGCCACAATCGCCAATAGAACTTAAAGGCAGCAGTTTTACTCTTTCAGTTATTCACTTATACAGTGAAGAGCCTAAACTCATCAAAAAAGCGCTGCAAGATAAAGTAAATCAGGCTCCTGATTTCTTTAAAAATGCCCCTGTCGTGATTAACATTGCTGAATTATCCCCAAATGCCGATTTACAGAGTATTCATAAATCTGTTATTTCTGCGGGATTACGTATTGTAGGGATCAGTGGATGTACTGACCCACAGATACGGCAAAAAGCAAACGATGCGGGTTTACCGATATTAAATGAAGGTAAAAGTCAAAAGCCTGTTGAAATTCAGCCTGAACCTCAGACTGCTACAGTTCAAACTGAACCTTTATATCGTAAAACTCGCATTATCAATACTCCTGTTCGTTCTGGGCAACGTATTTATGCACCAAATAGTGATCTGATCGTCACAAGCAATGTTAGTGCAGGTGCAGAACTGTTAGCAGATGGTAATATCCATATTTATGGCGTGATGCGAGGCCGTGCTTTAGCTGGAGCCTCTGGTGATATTGAAAGTCAGATTTATTGTACTCATTTGCAAGCTGAGCTGGTCTCAATTGCCGGTGAATATTGGCTGAGCGATCAAATCCCTGCTGAATTTCTCGCCAAAGCAGCTAAACTTTGTTTAGTTGATAATAAACTTAACATCGAATATTTAAATTAG